One window of Cydia fagiglandana chromosome 19, ilCydFagi1.1, whole genome shotgun sequence genomic DNA carries:
- the LOC134674189 gene encoding uncharacterized protein MAL13P1.304-like, giving the protein MRVRCSLDCSLAPTMLPLLLLLGAASAEPPKTLQKPIDHCPSVGYFFERQDLHNYPGTCYLCYCKDDGEAVCTIRDSERCDHNESSVENTDFGDWNGGEKAEKNKRRDSERCDHNESSVEKTDFGDWNVEETAEKTEKNKRRRYRRGLMEIFFDKGQKEVMMKSMTQASAEECKPKSSKSIGCPPKDWCTGCLVCDCDDNGEWQCHVMSFCEDKTPRPKAKVTTMKAISKKKNDKRSDVKHKKKPKPKTTTTSTTTTTSTTTIKPKIAVKTLRKLIRKDQIYNNTPVVVIKKYISTISPINSEVLQQFRDNPQKLAQILYQQYEAATKTPGNPQRRKREIKLEKILNNKQKRHFELKYNAKGRKPMNIKGHNDWNIKMRSRKIERDHMKTFTNTNSFYSKQNELLTPDERKRIKKAHRVNKNKKHDNGSYKNKETLILIPRMRRNKRNVLPLFEVPTNSTNMANDTVNISIVNDDQVEALTSVIGLNENIPSDLNNYRYTVDNIVTKKYDDEVKNSGIVYESTIKYVDIITNNYYDMDTGDITATATPNYKNIEVETTTQQMNYDLTSVDLNNYTINETTTQVNQLDLENNQALETTTYIDYSSGSNVSTDKEFITDYTNLETTTVIENNLEINNTDNKINNNTENLRNVTENIIKKGYITDIDKIIKDLKKYTLDKWKKYNKTNELYVNLYPAKPNTSVSRTFKSSTVDFQKMLQNISRNRINTTKNNSIQNRMLAIQYLKKLYSQLLSTKNNRSQLNNIAVMESICDTFGPCKISTNKMEVLNYKITELILETKKALNVIRIIKGILQSLNDEGNSTDRHMNDEAAFKSYVKKLNAVLTDSYKNPLTETEMTQINFLKNNTKIFVNSIGKFAFILNDILGIIHTERIKFNNLRKRKILIKRVTRHRVSEPLHKIKTLFLKFNVLQNSFMRNMYQAISDLEKQNEQNALLYEKNVNYQRDTRIKKSVDRYMNKINYNLEKLKVLALKMGAKGRIKRDLMDNDQAVEYLLTLMEYLLKHNNPVNSPPVTDGIDLLIDAIKRAPDIKLIKKHNNMSVMPSFPKVKSATKTSSESEDDNSNSKSSNEDFKDNSTFAKQYFNDTRIMTPNNEEPYDYRKKTTDASAGIMTSTTTKYVDVEDMVFNGNEIPKVYIATVPTYENIDDGDIEKEERKPTVHKSEIKTKSEIEIKPNKSAKNVEEPSVATKRSIFDTDDKKDNSTTATETPIMTQFDRLNEEYEKQIKGKAPSPKNLKSRRKKNKRLRKKTKVENKSDVSTITKEVDEEKTKRKVIVEESLLPKPIGASTEDDPFQMDDESLLRDVTQLNSMHNEVFPSYFNT; this is encoded by the exons GGATAGCGAGCGCTGTGACCACAACGAGTCTAGTGTGGAAAAGACCGATTTTGGAGACTGGAATGTAGAAGAAACGGCAGAAAAGACAGAAAAGAATAAACGCAG AAGATACCGGCGAGGGTTAATGGAGATATTCTTCGACAAGGGCCAGAAAGAAG TAATGATGAAGAGTATGACGCAAGCGAGCGCCGAAGAGTGCAAGCCAAAATCAAGCAAGAGTATAGGATGTCCACCAA AGGACTGGTGCACAGGATGTTTAGTTTGCGACTGCGATGACAATGGCGAATGGCAGTGTCATGTCATGAGCTTCTGCGAAGATA AAACTCCACGTCCAAAAGCTAAGGTAACCACAATGAAAGCTATATCGAAAAAGAAAAACGACAAAAGATCTGATGttaaacacaagaaaaaacctAAACCTAAAACAACCACGACAAGCACGACTACAACGACTAGCACGACAACAATTAAGCCAAAAATTGCTGTAAAGACGCTAAGGAAGCTTATACGCAAAGaccaaatatataataatactcCAGTTGTAGTCATTAAGAAATATATATCAACTATATCTCCAATAAACTCCGAAGTTTTGCAACAGTTTAGAGATAACCCTCAGAAATTGGCACAGATACTGTACCAGCAATATGAAGCAGCTACTAAAACACCAGGCAATCCCCAACGTAGGAAACGTGAAATCAAACTGGAGAAGATACTGAACAATAAACAGAAAAGGCATTTCGAACTAAAATATAACGCTAAAGGTAGAAAACCAATGAACATCAAAGGACACAACGACTGGAACATAAAAATGAGGTCAAGGAAAATAGAGCGAGACCACATGAAAACTTTCACTAACACTAACAGTTTTTATTCTAAACAGAACGAACTGCTGACTCCGGATGAAAGGAAACGCATAAAAAAGGCACATcgtgttaataaaaataaaaagcatgATAATGGTAGTTACAAAAACAAAGAAACACTTATTCTTATTCCTAGAATGAGAAGGAATAAGAGGAATGTTCTGCCACTCTTCGAGGTTCCTACTAATTCAACAAACATGGCAAATGACACGG TGAACATCTCTATAGTAAACGATGACCAAGTTGAGGCATTGACGAGTGTGATTGGATTAAATGAAAACATTCCATCTGACCTAAACAACTATAGATATACTGTTGATAATATTGTTACGAAAAAATACGACGATGAAGTGAAAAACAGTGGTATTGTTTACGAATCAACGATAAAGTATGTAGACATAAtcacaaataattattatgatatgGACACCGGAGATATTACAGCTACGGCCACGCCTAATTATAAGAATATAGAAGTAGAAACCACAACTCAGCAAATGAACTACGACTTGACATCAGTAGATTTGAATAATTATACTATCAACGAAACAACAACTCAAGTTAATCAGTTAGATTTAGAAAATAACCAAGCTTTGGAAACGACTACTTATATCGATTATTCTTCCGGTAGTAAtgtttctactgacaaagaATTCATAACCGATTACACAAATTTGGAAACAACTACTGTTATCGAAAATAATCTAGAAATTAACAATacagataataaaataaataacaacacTGAAAACCTTAGGAATGTGACAGAAAACATTATTAAGAAAGGTTATATTACAGATATAGACAAAATTATAAAAGATCTTAAGAAATATACATTAGACAAAtggaaaaaatacaataaaacaaatgaaCTTTATGTGAATCTGTACCCAGCTAAGCCAAATACCTCAGTCAGCAGAACATTCAAATCAAGTACAGTCGATTTTCAAAAAATGTTGCAAAATATTTCTCGTAACAGAATTAacacaacaaaaaataattcaatacaAAATCGCATGTTAGCTATACAATATTTGAAAAAATTATATAGTCAATTACtgtcaacaaaaaataataGATCACAGCTCAACAACATTGCTGTCATGGAGTCGATATGTGATACTTTTGGGCCCTGCAAAATTAGCACTAATAAAATGGAAGTATTGAATTATAAAATTACTGAACTTATATTAGAAACTAAAAAAGCTTTGAACGTTATAAGAATTATCAAAGGTATTTTGCAATCACTTAATGATGAAGGAAATAGCACTGACAGACATATGAACGACGAGGCGGCATTCAAGAgttatgtaaaaaaattaaatgcagTATTAACAGATAGTTATAAAAACCCACTAACAGAAACTGAAATGACGCAGataaattttcttaaaaataatacaaaaatattcgTAAATTCAATTGGAAAGTTTGCTTTTATTCTAAATGATATTTTAGGAATAATACATACAGAGAGAATAAAATTCAATAATCTACGAAAACGCAAAATTTTAATCAAGAGAGTTACCAGACATAGAGTGAGTGAaccattacataaaataaaaacacttttCTTGAAATTTAACGTGCTACAGAACTCATTTATGCGAAACATGTATCAAGCAATATCTGATCTGGAAAAACAAAATGAGCAAAATGCATTACTTTACGAAAAAAACGTAAATTATCAGCGCGATacaagaatcaaaaagtctgtTGACAggtatatgaataaaatcaattACAATCTGGAAAAGTTGAAGGTTTTAGCCCTAAAGATGGGCGCAAAGGGAAGAATAAAGAGAGATCTTATGGACAATGATCAGGCTGTGGAATATCTGCTGACACTGATGGAGTATTTGTTGAAACACAATAATCCAGTAAATTCTCCTCCAG TAACAGATGGAATAGACTTGCTAATAGATGCGATTAAACGAGCCCCGGACATAAAGCTGATtaagaaacataataatatgtctGTAATGCCCTCATTTCCCAAGGTTAAATCAGCAACTAAAACAAGCAGCGAATCCGAAGATGACAATTCAAATAGCAAAAGTTCAAATGAAGATTTTAAAGATAATTCGACTTTTgctaaacaatattttaatgacACACGAATAATGACGCCAAATAACGAAGAGCCATATGACTATAGAAAAAAGACTACAGATGCATCTGCAGGCATAATGACATCAACAACTACAAAATATGTTGACGTTGAAGATATGGTTTTTAATGGGAATGAAATTCCAAAAGTGTATATAGCTACGGTCCCTACTTATGAAAACATTGATGATGGTGACATTgaaaaagaagaaagaaaacCAACTGTTCACAAATCAGAAATAAAAACGAAATcagaaatagaaataaaaccGAACAAATCAGCCAAGAATGTGGAAGAACCATCTGTCGCGACAAAAAGATCTATTTTTGATACGGATGATAAAAAAGATAATAGCACTACAGCCACAGAAACCCCAATTATGACTCAATTTGATAGACTGAATGAAGAATACGAAAAACAGATAAAAGGAAAAGCTCCGTCGCCGAAGAATCTCAAGTCGAGGCGCAAGAAAAATAAACGTCTACGAAAGAAAACGAAAGTTGAGAATAAAAGCGATGTTAGTACCATTACGAAAGAAGTAGACGAAGAGAAAACTAAAAGGAAAGTTATAGTAGAAGAAAGCTTACTACCGAAACCCATTGGCGCTTCTACAGAGGACGATCCTTTTCAGATGGATGATGAAAGTCTCTTAAGAGACGTAACGCAGTTAAATTCAATGCATAATGAGGTTTTTCctagttattttaatacttaa
- the LOC134674190 gene encoding uncharacterized protein LOC134674190, giving the protein MGSQQLIANELLAFVQNAIDTMDEVSIRQICKSSFSEDDICSGKALLFQTLGKTDQMPPRRRDGGVKSLQDIIQLFKEIDPDDVPAFVAKRLDRLPPVTFDHVDVTRLLKDITFLKTSLAEVQAKLEVSNNTISELRSELALLRSARSECGSDTSDIAVCHVARNVSIGGIEPANLDASAIAEQATADPRPAAARPSTSPETRTSRESTLTPKRSYAATAAKPPAVPKPKQRPKKGVQSLREPVHKDQSQPTLRESRCDADGFKKVEKRRKPARQNQGGTAPTICCVLQHRRRCCMCPVYITLRRSTTS; this is encoded by the coding sequence ATGGGTTCGCAACAACTCATAGCGAATGAATTACTGGCGTTTGTACAGAATGCCATAGACACCATGGATGAAGTCAGCATCAGGCAGATCTGCAAATCAAGTTTCAGTGAAGACGACATTTGCAGTGGCAAGGCGCTGCTCTTCCAGACGCTCGGCAAAACTGACCAGATGCCACCCCGTCGGAGGGATGGGGGCGTGAAGAGTCTCCAGGACATAATACAACTGTTCAAGGAGATCGATCCAGACGACGTGCCTGCCTTCGTTGCGAAGCGGCTAGACCGGTTACCGCCGGTTACCTTTGATCACGTCGATGTCACCAGGCTGCTGAAGGACATAACATTCCTGAAGACGAGTCTGGCAGAAGTGCAGGCTAAGTTAGAGGTATCTAATAATACCATCAGTGAGCTACGTTCAGAATTGGCGTTATTACGTAGCGCACGTTCGGAATGTGGGTCAGATACCTCTGACATAGCCGTGTGTCACGTTGCGCGGAATGTGTCCATCGGCGGTATTGAACCCGCGAATTTGGATGCGTCGGCGATTGCTGAGCAGGCGACCGCCGATCCGcgccccgccgccgcccgcccgtCTACGTCCCCGgagacgcgcacgtcacgcgagAGTACGTTAACCCCGAAACGTTCTTACGCTGCTACTGCTGCTAAGCCGCCTGCTGTGCCCAAGCCTAAGCAGCGGCCGAAGAAAGGGGTGCAGAGCCTTCGTGAACCTGTTCACAAGGACCAATCACAGCCGACTCTAAGGGAGTCGCGATGCGACGCGGACGGTTTCAAGAAGGTGGAGAAGAGAAGAAAACCGGCTCGTCAGAATCAGGGTGGTACCGCACCGACCATTTGCTGCGTCCTGCAACACCGTCGACGCTGCTGTATGTGTCCCGTCTACATTACCTTACGAAGGTCGACGACATCGTAA